tatatacacagagagatgcatgtgtacatgtgtgtttgtctgtgtatGAATAGGTTGAATATTCTATAAAGTCCTCATCTCTTATTAGTTGTCCTAAACttctttcttctaaaaaaaaaaattgtgttagtTTAGTTGCTAACCTTCAATTCAGTGTTTCAGACATTGCAATTTAGAGACAtagtgtttttaacatttttatttattgatcttaattggaggataagtactttacaatattgtgatggtttttgcctaCATCAATATGAATTTGCCATAGGCACATGTGTGTCCCCTCCATGCTGAGGCTCCCTCCCTGTCAACcctatccctccaggttgtcacagagcactgagaggCTTTTGTCTTAATTCCTTGAATGCTTTTTGAATCCTCTTTGAAGCTTTCTATATCTAACCAGTTAGAGATAAATCAAATCATCTTACCTGCTGTCCTTAAGACATACTCACTGAAAGTAGTGGTGTTTATaagtttagttttatttattgctttttggaggaatacaattttttttcccctacagtgTGAAATTTATAGCTTTGATGAAAATGGAAGTGGCCTAAGGAACTCAGCTGTGACAGACTTAAGATATGGTTAATTAATTCAACAAAGAATATAAGATGCTACTTCTGAATTTGAGGCTGAGGGTCAGATTATTAAGGTTGTGATGATGCTCTTGAGATTTAATCATCTTTgcaaaacactaaaaaaatgaAAGCCTGAAATATACTAACCCAAAATTAAGACATCCACTTTTTTTTCACTGAGATAATTGAACTATTTTCTCCCCAGGGAGTCACTTATACCTTTGTGAATAAGTTAGGCATTTGAAgtacaaaatgtattttatggtCTTAAGACTCCATTGTGAATAACACtgaattaaattaaatgatataaaatttattaGGTCTTGCCTCAAAAATTCACAATTCCACTGAAAATATAATCCATACTCATATCTATTTtaataggcaagaatactggaacgagtTACCATAATCTACTCCAATTGATCCATCACTCCCGAAACACCTTCCTGAAATTgcagttttttctctctttttatttgcttACTCTGTTCCATGTATAATTTGTTCCCTTACTATTCTTTTAACAAACCAAGGAGGAtctcacctcagggcctttgatTCACCACAGATATTCATGCAATGTTATTCCTATGCAGGACTTGCTCAAATGTTATTTCCACAGGTTGCTCTACTCCCATACAACCCTTTTCTCtcactttaatttatttaaagcaCAACTCTTATCCATGTCACACACATGCATCCCACACAAACAGGAGCAAATGcctgtgcacacatgcatacacactttGCTGTTGACAATAAAGTCTTCCTCACTCAAAAACAAGTTTAATGAAatcaataattttgttttctcacgTGGTGTATCTTCAGCATGTGTTATCTGCTGAATACATTTTTCCACTAATGTCCTTGAGAGAAACGTTGGTTAATAATTAAAAGTGGAATTAACAGGAGATTGGAGGGTTGTTCCTGGGGGATAAGATGAGTTACCTCCTCCTTTGTGGTCTCTAACAAACCTTTTGGGGATGAAGTGGTCTCATTTGGAACATTGGTATTCCACCTTCAGGTCTGTAGTGGAGAGTGGGATGGAAAGACATAGGAAACAGACATTTAGCcgatttgaaattatttcttcaacATATCATCTCATGAAAGACAGTTTTTTCCCTGTTGTTCCAACATTGACAGCCCTGACCCCACTGCAatgagcaataaataaataattgtgttTGATAACTGTTTATTGAAAATTATGTGAAACTTTGGCTGGGCTACAGATAAAAAGTTAGAACACTTTGACTTTGAGATTACTACACTTAAATATTTCAGTTAATTCACAAAGTCAGTAAACTATACCCCCATTATTGCTATGGCACCCTTATTATTAAACAGCTAAGACTTTCTTCTATAGTATTTGGTACTATTGACATCCATGTGAATGGAAGAGTgttactatttacaatagatgCTGTGATATACTACCCAGATTGGACTTTCAGTATTGAAGTATTTACTTCCCCAGCTTCCTAGGGCATCGACAGCTCACACCTCATAGCTGAGCTCTACTCTTGGAATATCCCTGCTGAAAGGCATTGTCATTCTGAAAGTTAGACTGCTTCCAGTGGGTGACCCATATCTAAAGCAGGTTATTATGGAGGTATAAATACCTGTTCAAATTTGAAACATCTCTGAGAAGGATAACCTCAGCTCCAGATCTCCACATGGAACTGGCTGAATACTCTGTTGCAATTTCATCACAAATTAGTTTCTTCTACCCAATCCGTTTTCCCTTACTTCTTTATCAGTATTGTTCCTGGGAACACTCTCCAGTAAATTTCCTAAATACAAATATCTGTCTCAGAGTCTATTTTCCAAGATCCAAtcaaagtcatatatatatatatatatatatatatatatatatatatatatatatataagagtgaaaaagctcaaaTTTGACATTGAGATTTAAATCTAGGCCAGCCAATTCCAAGTATTTTGATATTTTGCCAGACACTGCCTTCCTTCACTGTATTGATTCATACTATAGGctaataaatacacatttaggACACCAGGAATTTAAGAATGCATCTCATTTTACACAATATACTTTAACACAGAAAAACAGTTCAAGCAATTAGACAATACAGTTAACATGAAAACATTCTTATTCCACATAATAGGGGGATATGTAGCATGGCTTCACAGTATCTGTTGCCGTAAGATCTTCTTTAAGGCCCCTTTCACATCCTTATTTTTCAAACTGTAGATGAGGGGATTTAGCATAGGGATCACTACCGTATAAAAGACAGAGACAATCTTGTCCTGCTCCATTGAGTAGCTAGTCTTAGGACGCGAGTACATGAAGAGAATAGTCCCAAAGAATATGGTGAgaggcacaggtggagaaggctctGTGCCCACCCTCTAAGGAGGGCATCCTCAAGATGGCAACGAGGATGCATAGGTAGGAAGTGAGGACGATCATAACACAGCCAATGACAGTAACACTGGAGAAAGCCATGATCACGATGCCATTGATGTGGGTATCAGAGCAAGAGAGTTTGAGCAGGGCTGGTGTATCACAGTGGAAATGATTGGTCTTATTTGAGCCACAAAAGGACAACTTGAAAGTCATTCCTGTGTGTATGGCTACATTTCCAAAGCCTGCTAGGAATGAGGTAGCTGCTAGCAAGAAGCAAATTCTCCCAGACATGAGAACTGGATACAGCAAAGGGTTCCAAATGGCTACGTAGAGGTCATATGCCATCGTAGCTAACAAGAAGCACTCAGTCCCCAGGAAGGAGCCAAAGAAATAGAACTGGGCAGCACACCCAGTAAAAGAAATGGCCTTGCTCTCAGCCACAAGGTTCACCAGCATCTTAGGAGTGACAGAAGAAGAGTAAGAGGCATCAACAAAGGAGAGACTGCTGAGaaaaaagtacatgggggtgtggagacAAGGATCCATCTTAATTAACACAATCACCCCCAAATTACCCACCACGGTTGCCATATAGATCAACAGAAATAATCCAAAGAGGACGACCTGTAGCTCTGAATTGTCTGAGAGTCCTAAGAGGATAAATGCTGTCACTTCTGTTTGACTCCTGGTTTGCATCTCTTTCATATATCTGACACGGGCTGCAATAAGAGAAAAGATGGAACATGCTATTTGGTCAGATGAATACATGACTTTTGGGGTTCCCTGCTGGCTCTATGGTAAATGAGCTCGCCAATACAGGAGCTTCAAGTTacatccttgggtggggaagatcccctggagaaggaaatggcaacccaccccagtatttttgcctagaacattccatgaacagaggagactcatggtgaagctgaaatgccaatactttggccacctgatgcgaagaactgactcattggaaaagactctgagtctggaaaagattgaaggcaggaggagaagtggatgaaagaggaggagatggttggaaggcatcaccgactcaatgggcatgtgtttgagcaagctccaggagttggtgatggacaaggaagcccggtgtgctgcagtccatgtcgcaaacaatcagacatgactaagcgactgtatggatgtgagagttggactgtgaagaaagctgagtgccgaagaattgatgcttttgaactatggtgctggagaagactcttgagagtcccttggactgcaaggagatccaaccagtccattctaaaggagatcagccctgggtgttctttggaaggactgatgctgaagctgaaactccaatactttggccacctcatgcaaagagttgactcattggaaaagaccctgatgctgggagggactgggggcaggaggaaaaggggacgacagaggatgagatggctgaatggcatcaccgactcgatgcacatgagtttgggtgaactctggatgttggtgatggacagggaggcctggtgtgctgcgattcatggggttgcaaagagtcagacatgactgagcgactgaactgaattaatatcaatcttcttaaaaaaaaaaaaaaacttaaaacagaagATCAAAGTAACTCAGCACCTGTGCTAATATTGATGTTAAAGGATCTACTGAGCACAGCTTGAGGGAAGGGTGGCAGGATCTGGTTCCATTCTTACAGACACCACTGTACAAGAAGTGCCTAGTCATGCTCAGATCTGCTCAGTTTCCACTGGGACAGGGACTCAATACTCCAATAAGTAAAAAGCCTGGCATTTTTATACAGTACTGTAATACTTTCAATGTATCACTGCACCCATTATCTTATCTAAACCTCACCACAATTCAGTGAGGGAGATAATCAAGAATAAGCCCATGAGTATTAAGAAGATAATCTTTTGTTAGGTGAGGTCAGTGAAGTATAGGAATGTCTCAGCTAATCAGTGGTGAATGCTGGATAGAACATAGGTCTCTTGATGCCACATTATTTGTTCCTCAAAGCTACACTGCCcctcttctgatttcactgggcaGATATTCAGCCTAGGTCCTTGTCCTTGGACTAAAGCTAGTTTGAATTTCACAGAAGAGCATCTTCAGCAggtattaaaaagaaggaaagggtCTTTTCCTCTCATCTTCAACATGAAAGCTTCCATGAGAGTACTTTTCCATCAGAAATAGCAGAGAGAATAAAATGCTCTagaaacttgtgtgtgtgtgttagacacATAAAGAAAGGCAACAATGTGTAAAAATAGCAAGTACTAAATTAGGTTACTCATTCCCTATGAGCTACAAGCTCTGTGTTAAGTATGTTTcctgcattattttatttaaattctatgagGTAAGCAGTATTATAGTCCTCTTTTTGCACATGAGAAATGAGAGGTACGAAAGATTGATGACTGCTGCTCAGAGTCCCATAGATCGCCTATGGATGTCTAATTTACATCCAGTCAGTGCAGTTCTCCTTCTCTTAACATTCAAGGTCATTTATAAGGACCTTGTCAATAATAGGTGTGAGCACTAATATACATAGATGTTGATATTGTAATTCTCAGAACTGTATTAATACATTAGAATCCATTTACCtacattaggggaaaaaaagtgtatatctcctaaaaagaaaatagagtggCTGAAAATTGCCTTTTTCAGAACTCACTCTCATTAATTTGTCTTTTAGCAAAATACCATTTATTTTACATCTAGCATTGTAAATTACATGCCTCATTCTCTCATCGTCCTTAGCAAATACATTTCTTGTTCTTATGAAATATACTCTTTCCCCCAACTGAGAGTTTGCAGTCAACCATTTAGTCCAGAGATTCTTCATCTGGGTTTTCAATTTCTAAGAGTTGTGAAAATAATAGTAAGATTTCCTTAAAATCTCTGGTGTTTAAAAAAGCATTCAAgtcatatattatttattcttcttAGCTTTCTCCTAAAGACTAAGAAATTTTGTGTTGATAAAAATGGACAGAGCAGTTATTTAACATACTTTCTTAGTCATTTAGTATTCTTGGAACCTTAGGTCTGTGGGTAATTGGAGAAATTAACAAGATGGTGAATTTTTCTTGAGATCAGTAAGCTACATGGTACacaactttaatattttttttcttacctttcttaATTGGTTGACTTCTACTTGATCCCTTTGCTTGTTCTTATCCAATGCCCAAATtcaccagaaaaagaaaatcaggaggcaagaaaacataaaaactttttagaaaagtttCCTCTAATTGTCCCAGGTTAAACAGTAGACACAGTTGTAAAGGACTTTAGACACCAACCAttacagagatgagaaaactgaaacactTATACCTTTCCTGTCATTAGAGAATCTCTCACATTCAGCAGAGACTGAGTCctccttatttttacttttcctttaagGTAAGAATCCCAATgtgttaaaatgtaaaatacatttcaaaatatagaATACATTGCTGCAGTATATTTGTAATACTGTTTGCAGCTATTTCCAGTTGGAGAGTCCCTAGACCAGAGTCTGGAGTAAGCATCCTGACATTTTAAATAGGGTATATTTCTTGTTCTTATGGCTCTGGGGACTGTGTTCCCCATGTCATCTCATTTtaatatacttgtttttttttcccctctgcaacTAAGGGACTCACATGTCTGTTTCATGTTCCTCTACTTTATCCTTGGGATACCTGGGGCTAAATAGAATGAATTTTCAGATGAGTAGTCCTAaccactgttttgattttttttttttttttttgattcattgCTTCATTGCTATGTCAGACTTTCACTAATTTCCATGAGCAGGGACTGCTCTCTCACTGCAGTACTTCTCATTATGCAGGCTTCTCGTTATTGTGGtcttttgttgcagcacatgggctctggtgtttgggcttcagtagttgtagctcacagtctccagggtgctGAGTGCTGAGGCATAGGCTTAGTAGCTCCAGCACCAGGTctttctggcatgtgggatcttcccagaccagggatctgaacccatgtcccctacactggcaggcagattcctaatcactgaaacaccagggaagccctgctaatCACCATTAAACACCCTTTTATTGTCATCCCAACAGTTAGTGGTCTAGTCCCCTTGGGAGCATTACAAGTATCCACAAAAGAGCAGGTTAGTTCAATCTCTGATCTTGCCTTTTATAAGGACTTTGGGTACATAGGGGAGATTATGCTACCTGAATCACTGTAATGGACTAATTGAGGGAGGTAAAGGATCCATATGCAgagtatatgcagagtacatcatgagaaacgctggactggaagaaacacaagctggaatcaagattgccgggagaaatatcaattgttgggggccagagtcaggtactccgcccgtgacaaaggtcatgaggaaggaggctcgacatagcaaaggcgggatcgagcctcaggagtccccctggaactcctcgagcatctacccccataaccagagcctgcctactttactactttgtgctctcacctacatctctgactttacggggggctgtcccccaccacctcttttggagaaggagttaacctagagatccagttaataataattcctgggcgtgataagactgttttaacctacaaactcctctgaaggttctctagcctgcctgacaggctcgtccggccacatgtgattgttcacagcctcccaaccgtgagaggcacgagatgctttaaaccttctaaaaacaggttccttagagaagttagaaaactataagtataagtatagtgggctaattagaaattgtgttggtgaagggtttttcatttgttgagccaatgtttgttgctaagtctccatatcccctgcccttacacacattaatgaatatatagaaggaataagtattaacctttgatattaatcacattagaccttaggctaagtaaattctttccttaactaaaacccactacaccctcaccctgtaggagtgtaactttacttgggtggcgtgttttgagaataatcagccctggagaaataagtgtcctgattgactgaccgctgtcacaaggagagggtcgtaaattgtcagcaggccccctggccagaagatgatgtaacacccctaagacctctgtatgcatttgtatgaagcacctgactttgataaaagtcaggactgctgaccccgcgtgacttttgcataacatctcagtgtataaaagtagaccatggaaaataaagaattgggatcagtttctcgaaatactggtctccccatgtcgctctctctctcactctggctgagtctccatctggagcgcggaacccaccatgcttactaattatgcctgggcttctaagatccgaccagggaggcctcagtgtctcctctccttcgggagaacggaaggacgcctgcggcctacgtaagtggtgcaaacttcttgtcttgaagttttattggtctcccgcgtaaaccaagctactcagcctcttttctccactgaattttcctactgagctatccttattctattactctttatatctttaactaatatctaattgaagctattgtatcctgatcctcgcctacgccgtctctccttcgaataccctggatcagccggggctggtcagatatgcagatgacaccacccttatgacagaaagtgaagaggaactaaaaagcctcttgatgaaattgaaagtggagagtgaaaaagttggcttaaagctcaacattcagaaaacaaagatcatggcatccagtcccatcacttcatgggaaatagatggggaaacagtggaaacagtgtcagactttattttttgggtctccaaaatcactacagatggtgactgcagccatgaaattaaaagacacttactccttggaagaaaagttatgaccaacctagatagcatattcaaaagcagagacattacattgccaacaaaggtccgtctagtcaaggctatggtttttccagtggtcatgtatggatgtgagagttggactgtgaagaaggctgagtgccgaaaaattgatgcttttgaactgtggtgctggagaagagtcttgagagtcccttggactgcaaggagatccaaccagtccattctaaaggagatcagccctgggatttctttggaaggaatgatgctgaagctgaaactccagtactttggccatctgatgcaaagtgttgactcattggaaaagactctgatgctgggaggaattgggagcaggaggaccTGCCCCCATCGacctgactcgatggatgtaagtctgagtgaactttgggagatggtgatgaacaagggaggcctggcatgctgcgattcatggggtctcaaaaagtcggacatgactgagcgactgaactgaactgaactgaaagggagcCAGCAAGAAAAAGGATTGACCTGACTTTCAGTCGTGGGTATCTATCACTGATTGTGTGATTTTGGATAATGCATCAAACCTCTTTATATATCAGCTTTTTCATTTCTATGTAAGAATACTGATACCCACCTCatatattgaatctgtagataaaTGGATGAATGCATGTGAATTGTTGCATCAAATACATATAGATAGCTGACTGATAAGCAAGAGTTTCCCCCACCCTGACTCTCCTTCCTACTGTCTAGAATAAGAAATAGTTATCAGTGTATGTAGTCTAGATTGATGCTTACAAGTTTCCCATCACCTAAATGTATCTTGCATATAAGAGATACAGAGTCTCAAATAAATTGATCAACatattacaattatttatataatctATGTCACTTTGAGAAGATATCCCAATTAATTTCTCTCATTACAATGTAATCAATGTAATTTGCACTAAATTCTGGGGGACACAAAGACCTAAAAGGTACATTGCTTTATCTCTAGCAATTCAGacaatatttgcattattttggTTAAACCTTAGCCTTTTTTTAGAGGGAAAATACAGTAGGCTCCTATCAACACAGAGTCTGAAACATAATTGGCAAACAATGAAGTTTacttaataagtaaataaataaccttTCTTCAATTAATAGTGAGTTCATTATTATACAGGACTGTAAGTGGAAGCTGGAAGAAAGATCACACGGCACTAAGAGATCAATGGTAAGGGATATAGGACTAAAAGAACCCTAGGTGACATCACAGTGGTGTAATGAGACCACTGAACAGCACAGGAGTAATTAATCATGGACAGGATAGGGGACATGTCCTAGTCAGCCCAAGCTGTGAAGCAGAATGTCTCAAGGAGCTTCggaataagaaaataattaatttctaAACCCAGTTTAAGTGTCATTCAAAGAGGCAccagacagggacttccctggcagtccagtggataagaatccacctttccaggggacatgggttcaattcctggtgaggGAACCAGGATCATACAtgcccaga
Above is a genomic segment from Bos javanicus breed banteng chromosome 15, ARS-OSU_banteng_1.0, whole genome shotgun sequence containing:
- the LOC133261109 gene encoding LOW QUALITY PROTEIN: olfactory receptor 5AP2-like (The sequence of the model RefSeq protein was modified relative to this genomic sequence to represent the inferred CDS: inserted 2 bases in 1 codon) translates to MYSSDQIACSIFSLIAARVRYMKEMQTRSQTEVTAFILLGLSDNSELQVVLFGLFLLIYMATVVGNLGVIVLIKMDPCLHTPMYFFLSSLSFVDASYSSSVTPKMLVNLVAESKAISFTGCAAQFYFFGSFLGTECFLLATMAYDLYVAIWNPLLYPVLMSGRICFLLAATSFLAGFGNVAIHTGMTFKLSFCGSNKTNHFHCDTPALLKLSCSDTHINGIVIMAFSSVTVIGCVMIVLTSYLCILVAILRMPSLEGGHRAFSTCASXTIFFGTILFMYSRPKTSYSMEQDKIVSVFYTVVIPMLNPLIYSLKNKDVKGALKKILRQQIL